A genomic region of Fusarium falciforme chromosome 4, complete sequence contains the following coding sequences:
- a CDS encoding FMN hydroxy acid dehydrogenase domain-containing protein, with protein sequence MANRGRSYDEQVHSLKDLQRLGSEKLVKSTREYYNEGAMDLITLHENESAYDRYRIRPRVLRDISVIDTSTTIFGTKVKFPFGFSPTAMQQLAHPDGEEGTAKATATVGVPMGLSNYSTIELEKVISHGKGNPYVMQMSLLKNKDAMIKMIKRAEKAGFKALLVTLDAPYLGRRLNEFRNKFSLPQGMEYPNLFPGVDVTNLEDGDESMAYDCALEWPQLMPFFRKHTKMQIWGKGIYTADDAELAIKHGLDGIVVSNHGGRQLDSVPASLDVLREVVPIAKGHIPIAVDGGIRRGTDIFKALALGADFCLAGRPAIWGLAYNGEKGVELALNLLYDEFKTCMALAGCKNVNEITKDYISLLQPDGRLSKL encoded by the exons ATGGCGAACCGTGGTAGAAGTTACGATGAGCAGGTCCATTCCCTCAAGGACCTGCAGAGGCTTGGTTCAGAAAAGCTGGTCAAGTCAACGAGAG AATATTACAATGAGGGTGCCATGGATCTCATCAC ACTCCACGAAAACGAATCCGCATATGACCGCTACAGAATCCGCCCCCGCGTCCTCCGGGACATCTCCGTCATCGACACCAGCACCACAATCTTTGGCACAAAGGTCAAGTTCCCGTTTGGCTTCTCACCGACTGCCATGCAGCAGCTGGCGCATCCCGACGGTGAAGAGGGAACCGCCAAAGCTACAGCAACAGTGGGTGTACCCATGGGTCTGAGCAACTACTCCACCATTGAGCTTGAAAAGGTGATTTCCCATGGAAAGGGCAATCCGTATGTGATGCAGATGAGTCTGCTTAAGAATAAGGATGCTATGATCAAGATGATTAAGCGAGCTGAGA AGGCTGGATTCAAGGCACTGCTGGTTACTCTCGATGCTCCCTACCTCGGCCGACGATTAAACGAGTTCCGCAACAAATTCAGCCTTCCTCAGGGCATGGAGTATCCCAACCTCTTCCCTGGTGTCGATGTCACCAAtctcgaggacggcgacgaGTCGATGGCATATG ACTGCGCTCTCGAGTGGCCTCAGCTGATGCCATTTTTCCGCAAGCACACCAAGATGCAGATCTGGGGCAAGGGCA TTTACACCGCCGATGACGCCGAGCTAGCTATTAAGCATGGCCTCGATGGTATCGTTGTTTCCAACCACGGCGGCCGCCAGCTTGACAGTGTGCCTGCATCCCTTGATGTTCTTCGAGAGGTTGTTCCGATTGCCAAGGGCCATATTCCCATCGCCGTTGACGGAGGTATTCGTCGCGGTACCGACATCTTCAAAGCTCTAGCATTGGGGGCCGACTTTTGTCTTGCTGGACGACCTGCTATTTGGGGCCTGGCC TACAACGGAGAAAAAGGTGTCGAACTTGCTCTCAACCTTCTCTACGACGAGTTCAAGACGTGCATGGCGCTCGCTGG CTGCAAGAATGTCAACGAGATTACAAAGGACTACATTTCTCTCCTGCAGCCCGATGGAAGGCTTTCCAAGCTGTAA
- a CDS encoding Amine oxidase, with protein MSKTVETVDLSNTTGLYYAPATISTGKVIHIAGQPGNTNDGHVPADYESQIHLALLNLRKLIIAAGASIKDIAKLNVFIVDYDASNRLHARHIQRFFGSHRPAMTLVPVPKLAVPSWLIEIDAIVALPEPLPAPALPAATESYDVVIIGAGLAGLSAAHEVLSAGLSCVVLEARDRVGGKTWSVPTADGKGVVDLGAAWINDTNQSRVYALAKRYGAEVIEQNTTGNAVLEDFDGKCTPFKYGDLPNYDEETKKNVAKIRDMCEADCQALDTWRPKDTSIDSLTFEAYLRSRGASKKALATAMVWTRAMLGLEPRDISALYFLNYCKSGGGLLNMRSDRKHGGQYLRIRQGTQVFAKGLASSLPEKVVRLESPVQAVVQEGGHSIKVQAGGTVYSARKVITTVPGPVLKNISFFPKLPPVKQVWADSLTYGYYTKAMMEFKTPFWVERGYCGLVNSFIGPASVIRDSCSPEDKKYVLTCFMSGEPGRAWAALSTPEREKAILKQLEKLFVVSDLESQFIQMSTYEWVHDEFAGWGCPCTSLPPGVLDSLGGDGLRERCGNLHFAGTETAGEWKGYMEGAIRSGERAAGEVVKDLKTGVVARL; from the exons ATGAGCAAGACTGTCGAGACGGTTGATCTCTCCAACACGACCGGCCTCTACTACGCGCCGGCCACCATCTCGACTGGAAAAGTCATCCACATTGCTGGACAGCCCGGCAACACCAATGATGGCCATGTCCCCGCCGACTACGAGTCTCAGATTCATCTTGCGCTGCTGAACCTGcgcaagctcatcatcgCTGCTGGCGCGAGCATCAAGGACATTGCCAAGCTTAATGTTTTCATTGTCGACTATGATGCTTCGAACCGTTTGCATGCTCGTCATATTCAGCGCTTCTTTGGAAGTCATAGACCGGCTATGACGCTTGTTCCTGTTCCTAAGCTGGCGGTTCCTTCGTGGTTGATTGAGATTGACGCTATCGTTGCTCTGCCTGAGCCGctgccagctccagctctccCTGCTGCTACGGAGAGCTACGATGTGGTCATTATCGGCGCGGGCCTCGCAGGTCTCTCTGCTGCTCACGAAGTCCTCAGCGCTGGTCTCTCATGCGTCGTTCTTGAGGCTCGTGACCGCGTGGGTGGCAAGACTTGGAGTGTGCCCACTGCCGATGGTAAGGGCGTTGTTGATCTTGGTGCTGCTTGGATCAACGATACCAACCAGAGCAGGGTCTATGCCCTGGCGAAGCGATATGGCGCCGAGGTGATTGAGCAAAACACCACGGGCAATGCCGTCTTGGAGGACTTTGATGGAAAGTGCACGCCTTTCAAATATGGAGATCTTCCTAAC TACGACGaagagaccaagaagaacgTTGCCAAGATCCGAGACATGTGCGAAGCCGACTGTCAAGCCCTCGACACATGGCGACCTAAGGATACATCCATCGACTCGTTGACCTTTGAGGCATACCTTCGCTCTCGGGGTGCCAGCAAGAAGGCATTGGCTACGGCCATGGTGTGGACTCGTGCTATGCTTGGACTTGAGCCTCGAGATATCTCGGCGCTGTACTTTCTCAACTACTGCAAGTCTGGCGGCGGTTTGCTAAACATGCGATCTGACCGTAAGCATGGTGGTCAGTATCTGCGAATCCGACAGGGTACTCAGGTCTTTGCCAAGGGTCTTGCTTCATCCCTTCCTGAAAAGGTCGTTCGTCTTGAGAGTCCTGTTCAGGCCGTCGTTCAGGAGGGTGGGCATTCTATCAAGGTGCAGGCTGGTGGAACTGTCTACTCTGCCCGTAAGGTCATTACGACTGTCCCGGGACCTGTCCTCAAGAACATCTCGTTCTTCCCCAAGCTTCCACCCGTGAAGCAGGTCTGGGCCGACTCTCTCACCTATGGATACTACAccaaggccatgatggagttCAAGACTCCCTTCTGGGTTGAGCGCGGCTACTGCGGTCTTGTCAACTCTTTCATCGGTCCTGCTAGCGTTATCCGCGACAGCTGCAGccccgaggacaagaagtATGTTCTCACATGCTTCATGTCCGGCGAGCCCGGTCGCGCATGGGCAGCCCTCTCCACCCctgagagagaaaaggccatcctcaagcaACTCGAGAAGCTCTTTGTAGTCTCTGACCTCGAGAGCCAATTCATTCAAATGTCCACCTACGAATGGGTGCACGACGAATTCGCCGGCTGGGGCTGCCCCTGCACCTCCCTTCCCCCCGGTGTCCTCGacagcctcggcggcgaTGGTCTCCGAGAGCGCTGCGGAAACTTGCACTTTGCTGGAACGGAGACGGCTGGAGAGTGGAAGGGATACATGGAGGGCGCTATTCGTAGCGGGGAGAGGGCTGCTGGGGAGGTTGTCAAGGATTTGAAGACTGGTGTTGTTGCTAGGCTGTGA
- a CDS encoding Succinate-semialdehyde dehydrogenase — protein sequence MSYSVPKLKDPSLFVGKNYVDGQWIESVSGKRFDVHDPASGALIGSCPESVAQDAEQAIKIAAAALPEWRSRTGRNRSRILRRWYELVIENKEDLATLITWENGKAGPDAAGEVLFAASFLEWFAEEAPRVYGDVIPHSAPGFRVSVLKEPVGVVGLITPWNFPAAMITRKLGPALAAGCTAVVKTAGETPFTANALLVLGERAGVPKGVINSIAALDNTPEIGQTLCASDVVRKISFTGSTRVGKILMNQSSDTLKKLSLELGGNAPFIVFDDADLDLAVAGAVASKFKCSGQTCVCSNRIFVQKGIYNQFVEKLKAVVSKFQVGHGFDSKTTHGPLVTAAAAERVDGLVKEAVKAGAKVEVGGKRRTDLGKSRPNFFEPTILTNVSTDMRLVRDEIFGPLAPIFSFDNEDEVVDIANKCDVGLASYIFTQDVNRVARVTELLHFGMVAVNTGIMSDAAAPFGGVKHSGMGREGSKYGIEDYLHVKTIVTGNVNVVHRALL from the exons ATGTCATACTCTGTCCCTAAGCTCAAGGATCCTTCGCTCTTTGTGGGCAAGAACTATGTCGACGGTCAATGGATTGAGTCGGTCTCTGGGAAGAGATTCGACGTCCACG ATCCAGCCAGCGGCGCCCTCATCGGCTCATGCCCCGAATCCGTAGCTCAAGATGCCGAGCAAGCCATCAAaattgccgccgccgctctcCCAGAATGGCGCTCCCGCACAGGTCGCAACCGCTCCAGAATCCTGCGACGGTGGTACGAGCTAGTGATTGAGAACAAGGAGGACCTGGCGACTCTCATTACCTGGGAGAACGGCAAGGCTGGGCCAGACGCTGCCGGTGAGGTACTTTTTGCTGCGAGCTTCCTCGAGTGGTTTGCTGAGGAGGCTCCTCGCGTCTATGGCGACGTCATTCCTCACAGCGCGCCTGGTTTCCGTGTTTCAGTCCTCAAAGAGCCTGTCGGAGTCGTTGGCCTCATCACACC ATGGAATTTCCCCGCTGCCATGATCACCCGAAAGCTCGGCCCCGCTCTTGCAGCCGGCTGCACCGCTGTAGTCAAGACCGCCGGCGAGACCCCATTCACAGCAAatgccctcctcgtcctcggcgaAAGAGCCGGAGTCCCCAAGGGCGTCATCAACAGCATAGCCGCCTTGGATAACACGCCAGAAATCGGCCAGACCCTATGCGCCTCCGACGTCGTCCGCAAAATCTCATTCACAGGCTCAACGCGCGTGGGCAAGATCCTCATGAACCAATCAAGCGAcaccctcaagaagctcagtCTCGAACTGGGTGGAAATGCCCCGTTCATCGTCTTTGATGACGCTGATCTCGATCTGGCCGTTGCTGGAGCCGTCGCCAGCAAGTTCAAGTGTTCAGGCCAAACTTGTGTCTGCTCCAACCGAATCTTTGTCCAAAAGGGCATTTACAATCAATttgtcgagaagctcaaggcggTTGTGTCCAAGTTCCAGGTTGGGCACGGTTTTGACAGCAAGACAACACACGGTCCCCTGGTTACAGCAGCGGCTGCTGAGCGTGTAGATGGCCTTGTTAaagaggccgtcaaggctggtgccaaggttgaggttggaggAAAGAGACGGACTGATCTAGGCAAGTCAA GACCCAACTTTTTCGAGCCCACGATCCTCACCAACGTTTCAACCGATATGCGACTGGTGCGAGATGAAATCTTCGGTCCTCTGGCCCCCATCTTCAGCTTCGACAACGAGGACGAAGTGGTCGATATTGCCAACAAGTGCGACGTCGGTCTAGCATCCTACATCTTTACACAAGACGTCAACCGTGTCGCTCGCGTCACAGAGCTCCTCCACTTTGGCATGGTTGCAGTCAACACTGGCATCATGTCTGACGCCGCTGCTCC ATTCGGAGGAGTGAAGCACTCTGGCATGGGCCGAGAAGGAAGCAAGTACGGTATTGAGGATTATCTCCACGTCAAGACCATCGTGACGGGAAATGTCAACGTGGTGCATCGGGCATTGCTGTAG
- a CDS encoding Trichothecene 3-O-acetyltransferase — MDTPDTSSLALELDILGQLPALKIYTQISLCFSIPDPAAHPTIVDTFNKGLERLSTSFPWVAGQVKCFDESEGNTGTFKIVPLDKTPPVVVKDLRNDPSAPTMEGLRKAEFPMSMFDENVIAPRKTLPIGPDYSPDNPEPVLIFQLNFIEGGLILTVNGQHGAMDMTGQGELIRLLSKACRNEPFTEDEVSTMNLERKTIIPFLEDIEEAELDSHLENQIIKTPSTPPPAPPEPAPASWAFFSFNNQSLHELKDIATSTLDASTPFVSTDDALTAFIWQAVSRARLARLDPSAETKFSRAVDVRTQVGAPKRYPGLLQNMTYHSGTLQQIADGPLGAVASNFRSELGRHRLKFRTQAFATKLHRTPDKSIFSLTAGADPSADIMLSSWAKVGCYDLDFGFGLGKPESVRRPRFEPLECLMYLLPKRPDGEITAAIALRDVDMERLKGDEGWSQYGRFIG; from the coding sequence ATGGATACCCCAGACACTAGCAGTCTAGCCCTCGAACTCGACATCCTCGGTCAGCTTCCCGCGCTGAAGATCTACACACAAATCAGCCTGTGCTTCTCCATTCCCGACCCCGCCGCTCACCccaccatcgtcgacacCTTCAACAAGGGTCTTGAGCGGCTCTCGACAAGTTTCCCTTGGGTCGCTGGACAAGTCAAATGCTTCGATGAAAGCGAAGGAAATACCGGCACCTTCAAAATCGTCCCCCTTGACAAGACACCACCTGTCGTGGTCAAGGACCTTCGTAATGACCCCTCTGCGCCCACGATGGAGGGCCTCAGAAAGGCCGAGTTTCCCATGAGCATGTTTGACGAGAATGTCATTGCACCTAGAAAAACGCTACCTATAGGGCCTGACTATTCGCCTGATAACCCTGAACCAGTTCTGATCTTTCAGCTCAACTTTATTGAAGGTGGTTTGATCTTGACCGTCAACGGCCAGCACGGAGCCATGGATATGACTGGACAGGGAGAGCTCATCCGCCTGCTGTCAAAGGCCTGCCGCAATGAACCCTTCACAGAAGATGAGGTTTCGACGATGAATCTAGAGAGAAAGACAATCATCCCCTTCCTAGAAGACATCGAGGAAGCCGAGCTTGACTCGCATCTTGAAAACCAAATCATCAAGACTCCTTCGACACCCCCACCAGCACCTCCAGAGCCAGCGCCTGCCAGCTGGgcattcttctccttcaacaaCCAATCACTTcacgagctcaaggacatAGCAACAAGCACACTGGACGCATCTACGCCCTTTGTCTCAACCGACGATGCACTCACTGCATTCATCTGGCAGGCTGTTTCCCGCGCACGTCTCGCCCGTCTAGATCCCTCAGCCGAGACCAAGTTTTCTCGAGCTGTCGACGTGCGCACTCAGGTTGGAGCTCCCAAGAGATACCCAGGCCTTCTCCAAAACATGACCTACCACAGTGGCACACTACAGCAAATCGCAGACGGTCCCCTCGGCGCCGTAGCATCAAACTTCCGCTCCGAGCTAGGACGACACCGTCTCAAGTTCCGCACCCAAGCCTTTGCGACAAAACTCCATCGCACACCAGACAAgtccatcttctccctcacAGCGGGCGCCGACCCATCAGCCGACATCATGCTGAGTTCGTGGGCCAAGGTGGGCTGCTATGATCTCGACTTTGGCTTTGGGCTGGGCAAACCAGAGTCGGTCAGGCGGCCAAGATTTGAGCCGTTGGAGTGCTTGATGTACCTGCTGCCCAAGAGACCGGATGGAGAGATTACGGCGGCTATCGCGTTGAGGGATGTGGATATGGAGAGGTTGAAGGGGGATGAGGGGTGGTCCCAGTATGGCCGATTTATCGGGtag
- a CDS encoding Repressible high-affinity phosphate permease yields the protein MADEARAPAAVAKTSGGNNAFHNFHNDFAHIADPNERRRLALAEIDKAPFGWYHVRACVVAGVGFFTDSYDIFCVSMLTIMLGIVYYPGKGKLSTPNDNAIKLSTSAGTVIGQLGFGMLADVVGRKRMYGLELIVIIFATLAQALTAGSPSTSLIGLIIFWRVIMGIGIGGDYPLSSIITSEFATTKWRGAMMAAVFAMQGIGQLVAALVMMFLTLGFKHALEGAPDTKHCTGDCQVAVDKMWRTLVGFGAVPACIALYYRLTIPETPRYTFDVARDVEKADEDVKAYMTGKREGETDEVARAQVQQGARVNLQVPKASWGDFFRHYSKLKNASLLLGTAGSWFCLDVAFYGLSLNNGTILKVIGYSSKDAHNVYEFLYNTAVGNIIIVLAGAVPGYWVSVATIDTLGRKTIQLGGFCILTILFIVMGFAYNHISSNGLLAIYVLAQFFFNFGPNTTTFIVPGEVFPTRYRSTSHGISAASGKIGSIIGQGAISILRTHGATDKNEAPWMDHVLEIYALFMLLGCLTTLLIPETARKTLEELSGEDDYANPHDSVIDNESHNGKPERSSV from the exons ATGGCTGATGAGGCTCGTGCccccgccgccgtcgccaaGACGAGCGGTGGTAACAATGCCTTCCACAACTTCCACAATGACTTTGCTCACATCGCCGACCCCAACgagcgtcgtcgtcttgcCCTCGCAGAGATCGACAAGGCTCCCTTTGGCTGGTACCATGTCCGAGCCTGTGTTGTTGCCGGTGTCGGCTTCTTCACTGACTCTTACGACATCTTCTGCGTCTCCATGCTCACCATCATGCTTGGCATCGTCTACTACcccggcaagggcaagctctCGACCCCCAACGATAACGCCATCAAGCTGTCTACCTCTGCCGGTACCGTTATTGGCCAGCTCGGCTTTGGTATGCTGGCTGATGTTGTCGGCCGAAAGCGCATGTACGGTCTGGAGCTTATCGTGATCATCTTTGCTACCCTTGCCCAGGCCTTGACTGCTGGCTCGCCCTCCACCTCTCTGATCGGTCTTATCATCTTCTGGCGTGTCATCATGGGCATTGGTATTGGAGGTGATTATCCTCTTTCTTCAATTATTACTTCCGA GTTTGCCACTACCAAGTGGCGAGGTGCCATGATGGCTGCCGTCTTTGCCATGCAGGGTATCGGCCAGCTCGTCGCTGCTCTCGTCATGATGTTCCTCACCCTCGGCTTCAAGCATGCTCTCGAGGGCGCCCCCGATACCAAGCACTGTACTGGTGACTGCCAGGTTGCTGTTGACAAGATGTGGCGTACCCTGGTCGGTTTCGGTGCCGTTCCCGCTTGCATCGCCCTTTACT ACCGTCTCACCATCCCTGAGACCCCCCGCTACACCTTTGACGTCGCCCGCGATGTCGAgaaggccgacgaggacgtCAAGGCCTACATGACTGGCAAGCGTGAGGGTGAGACTGATGAGGTCGCCCGCGCCCAGGTCCAGCAGGGTGCCCGTGTCAACCTCCAGGTTCCCAAGGCCAGCTGGGGTGACTTCTTCCGCCACTACAGCAAGCTCAAGAACGcttccctccttcttggaaCCGCCGGCTCATGGTTCTGTCTTGATGTGGCCTTTTATGGTCTCAGCTTGAACAACGGCACTATCCTCAAGGTCATCGGTTACTCCTCCAAGGATGCCCACAACGTCTACGAGTTCCTGTATAACACCGCTGTCGGCAACATCATCATTGTCCTTGCTGGTGCTGTCCCTGGCTACTGGGTTTCCGTCGCTACTATTGATACCCTTGGCCGCAAGACTATCCAGCTTGGCGGCTTCTGCATTCTTACTATTCTCTTCATT GTTATGGGTTTCGCCTACAACCACATTTCCTCCAACGGCCTGCTCGCCATTTACGTGCTTGCCCagttcttcttcaactttg gccccaacaccaccaccttcaTTGTTCCCGGCGAGGTCTTCCCTACCCGCTACCGTTCCACCTCCCACGGTATCTCTGCCGCCTCTGGCAAGATAGGTTCCATCATCGGTCAGGgtgccatctccatcctccgCACCCACGGTGCCACCGACAAGAACGAGGCTCCCTGGATGGATCACGTCCTCGAGATCTATGCCCTCTTCATGCTTCTCGGCTGCCTCACCACTCTCCTGATTCCCGAGACTGCCCGCAAgactcttgaggagctcagTGGCGAGGATGACTATGCCAACCCTCACGACAGTGTCATTGACAACGAGTCTCACAATGGCAAGCCCGAGAGGTCTAGCGTCTAA
- a CDS encoding N-acetyltransferase domain-containing protein, whose product MSAPAVSSTEPPPLSLEVLTDPNEKKNALKLVVDSVAQQRQIASRAIIFHPLSLAVFAAVLAVAHYAAKVGNDFSSMLITYPSIILTYLVATRYLSSAYIRIAEDTDWLGWLKNEDGVEDTIIGARYGKDIIAAVIVRFDKTSRKNGNSKALIRGWTTKNKYRHRGLGGDMLRETVKITKQTQGRNCVIEFADDHANSNLPLHTIFNVTFLARQARAKQALSAAVKDWEEGKQGPQ is encoded by the coding sequence ATGTCAGCACCTGCAGTCAGCTCGACTGAGCCCCCTCCGTTGTCACTCGAGGTTCTCACTGATCccaacgagaagaagaatgcCCTCAAGCTCGTGGTAGACAGTGTCGCCCAGCAACGACAGATTGCCTCGCGGGCCATCATCTTTCACCCTCTGTCTCTGGCTGTCTTTGCGGCTGTTCTGGCCGTTGCGCACTATGCCGCCAAAGTTGGCAACGACTTTAGCTCCATGCTGATCACCTACCCGAGCATTATTCTCACATACCTCGTGGCAACTCGCTACCTTTCCAGCGCATACATTCGCATCGCTGAGGACACGGACTGGCTTGGATGGCTGAAGAACGAGGACGGTGTTGAGGACACCATCATTGGTGCCCGTTACGGCAAAGACATCATTGCCGCCGTCATTGTTCGCTTCGACAAGACGTCCCGCAAGAATGGCAACAGCAAAGCCCTCATCCGGGGATGGACCACCAAAAACAAGTACCGACATCGAGGGCTCGGTGGAGACATGCTCCGCGAGACTGTCAAGATCACCAAGCAGACGCAGGGTCGGAACTGCGTCATCGAGTTCGCCGACGATCACGCCAATAGCAACCTACCTCTTCACACCATCTTCAATGTGACGTTCCTCGCACGTCAGGCCCGGGCGAAACAGGCCTTGTCAGCTGCAGTCAAGGACTGGGAGGAGGGAAAGCAGGGCCCGCAGTGA
- a CDS encoding MFS domain-containing protein encodes MTRRPDIKAGIIEEPSTDMDCHLLDQDELELLGRRRPPAFSSWFIEMGFIFAVVGSLIMSEYAISGFNVALPSLTKTLNIPDSARTWPAAVPNLTTSALLIPFARVCDRYGGRLVFLAGHLWLLIWSLICGFSQNLTMLIVCRAMQGIGSAAFLPASLALLGQTYRPGPRKNIVFSIYGAFGCIGFYFGIVIGAVSSEVLGWRWFFWIGTFCSLLITIIGRLSIPSNLGGSNPNVKMDWPGLLTIVPGASLVVYAITDSGRAPDGWRTPYILITYILGILLLVAAVYVQGWVSKHPLLPAELFRPKYMKRLVACLFIEYGVFGLYLFYASFYMEEVLKASPLQTAVWFAPLPSLGLVLALISGFILHLVPGRILMIISGFGFLASVLLFALMPETSGSKWRAYWSYVFPAMLCSTIGVDIVFNVTNVFITTSQPRRLQAVAGALCNSLLYLGIVFWLGVSELAVAAAKEVQRIDKMDRRQQNQIGFWTAAGLASVSLILVFTIKLGQATAELTADEKIELQQREPAKCIDFEDTSAGVEIG; translated from the exons ATGACTAGACGACCCGACATAAAGGCAGGTATCATTGAGGAGCCCTCTACAGACATGGATTGCCATCTCCTGGACCAAGACGAGCTCGAACTCCTCGGCCGGAGGCGACCCCCAGCCTTCTCATCCTGGTTCATCGAGATGGGATTCATCTTCGCCGTCGTCGGATCCCTTATCATGAGTGAATACGCCATCAGTGGCTTCAACGTCGCCCTGCCGTCACTCACCAAGACCCTCAACATACCCGACTCGGCAAGGACCTGGCCTGCTGCCGTCCCCAACCTCACCACTTCGGCCTTGCTCATCCCATTTGCCCGCGTCTGTGACCGATATGGGGGTCGGCTCGTCTTTCTGGCCGGCCATCTCTGGCTGCTCATATGGTCGCTCATTTGCGGTTTCAGCCAGAACCTGACCATGCTCATCGTCTGTCGTGCCATGCAAGGAATCGGATCAGCCGCCTTTCTCCCTGCCAGCCTGGCGCTGCTTGGACAAACGTATAGACCCGGACCGAGGAAGAACATCGTCTTTAGTATATATGGTGCGTTCGGGTGTATCGGCTTCTATTTTGGTATCGTCATTGGCGCTGTGTCGTCCGAGGTCCTTGGGTGGCGATGGTTCTTCTGGATTGGCACCTTTTGTAGCCTCCTtatcaccatcatcggccGCCTCTCGATTCCTTCCAACCTCGGCGGCTCGAACCCGAATGTCAAGATGGACTGGCCTGGCCTCTTGACCATCGTGCCTGGCGCCTCGCTGGTTGTGTATGCCATCACTGACAGCGGCCGAGCGCCCGACGGGTGGCGAACTCCCtacatcctcatcacctATATCCTTGGCATACTGCTGCTCGTCGCAGCGGTATATGTTCAAGGGTGGGTCTCCAAACATCCATTGCTTCCTGCTGAGCTCTTCCGCCCCAAGTACATGAAGAGACTTGTCGCATGCCTGTTTATCGAGTATGGCGTATTTGGGTTGTATCTCTTTTATGCCAGCTTTTA TATGGAGGAAGTCCTCAAAGCATCGCCTCTCCAAACAGCCGTGTGGTTCGCCCCATTGCCCAGCCTGGGGCTTGTGTTGGCACTGATAAGCGGATTCATATTGCATCTGGTACCTGGTCGCATCCTGATGATAATCTCAGGCTTTGGGTTTCTCGCTTCTGTCCTGCTGTTCGCTCTCATGCCTGAGACAAGTGGATCAAAGTGGCGTGCGTACTGGTCATACGTGTTCCCTGCCATGCTTTGCTCCACGATTGGTGTAGACATCGTTTTCAACGTGACCAATGTCTTCATCACCACTTCGCAACCTCGAAGACTTCAGGCCGTGGCTGGAGCCCTCTGCAACAGCTTGCTGTATCTGGGCATCGTCTTTTGGTTGGGAGTCAGCGAGCTCGCAGTAGCTGCGGCGAAGGAGGTTCAACGAATTGACAAGATGGATCGGCGACAGCAAAATCAGATCGGCTTCTGGACGGCCGCTGGTCTTGCTTCTGTGTCGCTGATCCTGGTCTTCACCATCAAGCTCGGACAGGCGACAGCTGAACTGACGGCGGACGAGAAGATCGAGTTGCAGCAGCGAGAGCCCGCTAAATGCATCGACTTTGAAGACACTTCGGCGGGAGTAGAGATTGGTTAG